A segment of the Brevibacterium zhoupengii genome:
GAGCTTCCTCCCCGAATCTGCTGAGTCGACGAAGGCTCAGGCGCTCATCGAGCAGTTCAGTGACCTCGACTATGTTCCGGCGATCGTCGTGCTCGAAGACACGGACGGGCTGAGCAAGGGCAGCACGACTGACCTTGAGGATCTGGCCGAAAGACTCGACGACGAGGGGCTGTTGGCCGCCGACGCCTCACCTGTCATCCCTTCCGAAGACGGCGACGCCCTCGAGCTCATTCTCCCGGTCTCTGTCGACACCACCGCCGAGGACGTCGAGCAGATCCGCTCGATCATCGCTGGAACCTTCCCGATAGCCGCCGCAGCCGATAGTCCCACCGGCGATGCCAACTCAATGCCCACCTCGGCGGATGTGTACGTCACCGGCCCGGGCGGGTTCTCCGCGGACCTCACCGAGGCCTTCGCCGGGATCGACGGCATACTTCTGCTCGTCGCGCTCATCGCGGTCTTCGTCATCCTCATCATCGTCTACCGTTCGCCACTGCTGCCGGTCATCGTTCTGTTCACCTCGGTGGCAGCACTGTCGGCCTCGATCTTCTTCATCTGGCACCTCGCGGATGCGGGAATCCTGCTCATCAACGGCCAGGTTCAGGGCATTCTGTTCATCCTGGTCGTCGGCGCCACCACTGACTACTCCCTCCTTGTGGTCGCCCGCTTCCGTGATGCGCTGCTGACCGAACGGGATCGAGTCAGAGCCGGACTGGCTGCGTTCAAGGGCGTCGTCGAGCCGATCGCGGCCTCTGGCGGGACCGTGATCGCCGGTCTTCTGGTTCTGCTGCTGACCGACCTGGCCTCGACTCGTGCGCTCGGCCCGGTGGCGGCGATCGGCATTCTGGTGGCGATGCTCGCGGCGCTGACATTCCTGCCCGCGGCTCTGATGATCATCGGCCGGGCCGTGTTCTGGCCCTTCCGCCCGCAGGTCCGCACCACCACTTCTGCACCTGCGAAGAAGGGTATGTGGACTCGCATAGCCGAGGCTGTCGCTAAGCGTCCGCGCGTCATCTGGATCGGTCTCGTCGTCCTCCTTGCCCTCCCGCTCATCGCGTTCCCCCAGTTCAAGGCCTCAGGCATCGCGCAGAGCGACTTCGTCCTCGGCGACTCCGAGGCCCGTGATGGCCAAGATGTGCTGTCCGAGCATTTCCCCGGCGGATCCGGCTCACCCACACAGATCGTCGTAGCGAAAGACCAGCTCGAGGATGCGGCGAAGGCGGTCGGCAACCTCGGCGGGGTCGAATCGATTACCGTCGTCGCCGATGAGTCACCCAGCGGGACGATCGCCATCGACGATGACGGACAGCTGCAGGCGCCACGGGGCCAAGCACCGCAGGGCCAGGGCGCACCCGACTCGACCTCGACGCCTCCAACGAAACCCCCGGCACCCACCGAGGTCGACGGTCAGGTTCTCCTCGAAGCGACACTGACCGACCCGGCCGACTCCCTGGCCGCCGAGTCCACGGTCACCGACATCCGCGACGCTGTCCATAAGGTCGACTCCGAAGCTCTGGTGGGCGGGGAGACCGCGGTCGACCTCGACACGAACACCACCGCCGAGGCGGACCGGACCTTGGCGATTCCACTCATCCTCATCGTCATCACCATCGTCCTCATCCTCCTGCTGCGCTCACTCGTGGCCCCGCTGCTGCTCGTGGCACTGACGGTGCTCTCCTTCGGTACGGCTTTGGGTGTCTCCGCGCTGGTGTTCAACCACCTCATCGGCTTCCCCGGTGCCGATCCCTCGGTACCGCTCTACGCGTTCGTCTTCCTCGTGGCGTTGGGCATCGACTACAACATCTTCCTCATGTCCCGCGTCCGCGAGGAGTCGTTGCGCGTGGGCACCCGCAAGGGAGTGCTGGAAGGGCTCGTGGCTACGGGCGGGGTCATCACCTCGGCGGGGATCGTGCTCGCGGCGACCTTCGCCGCGCTCGCCGTCATCCCGGTCATGTTCCTGTTCCAACTGGCCTTCATCGTCACCTTCGGCGTCCTTCTCGACGCGATCCTCGTACGCTCACTCGTCGTCCCGGCCCTCGTCCACGACATCGGCCGAAACGTATGGTGGCCATGGCGGAAGCGCATTCCAGGAGACTGATGATCCGTGCGCGGCTGAGGGACCCGACTGGGAACTCCGGCAGCGATCAGACCGCTTTGTCACTCGGGTGGGCAGACAGGTTCCGGAAGCGCACAATAGAAGGATCGACGTTCGAGGAAGGCTGAGACATGTCTGAAACCGTGCAAGATTCCACCGGCGCGAAGGTGAAGGTAGAACACGATGAGCAGAACTCGGAGTTCGTGGTCCGAATTGACTCAGGAGAGGTCGCCGGACGAGCGCGCTACCTCGACAGACCCCGGCCACAGTCCGAGAGGATCATCTATCACGTTGAAGTCGACAGCGGGTTCTCGGAGCGAGGGTTGGAGAAGATCCTCATCTCCCATACGCTCAAAGACACCAGCAACAGCAATCTCATGGTGGTGCCCGTCTGCCCGCTGATCGTCGCACGGCTCAAAGAGCACGGCAACGATTTCCTCGCCATCGGTGGCCGTTATCGCTGGGCCACGGAGGCGGACGTGGAGTTCGTGAAGCAGACTCCCTGAAGTATTCGGCCGAGCAGCCTCGGCTTGTTGGTTCCACCTTCGATCAGCGCCGGTGGCCGGGTCGATCCGCATCCACTGGATTTGTCCGCACAATGTGGAAGACTGACGGTGTCTGAACTGGGACGCCGCCTCGGCGGGAGTCTGATCGTGAATGCGAAAGTGGGACCGACATGAGCAATGTGGAGACGAAACCGGACGAGGTCGTGTGCAAGACCGGCGGACTGCCCGGCCCCGACTGTGCGCAGGTGGGACGAGCCCCAGTTGAGATCCTCACCGCCCGCGACGTTCCCCTGGGCGGACCACGTGCCATGGGCGTGCGCCGGACCCTCCCACAGCGTCAACGCTCCCTCATCGGCCCCTGGTGCTTCGTCGACCACTACGGCCCCGACGACGTCTCCACTTCGGGCGGCATGGATGTCGCCCCGCACCCGCACACCGGTCTGCAGACCGTGAGCTGGCTCTTCGAAGGCGCCATCGAACACATCGACTCCGGCGGCAACCAGGGCATGGTCCTGCCCGGCGAGGTCAACCTCATGACCTCCGGCCGCGGCATCTGCCACTCCGAGGTCTCGACCGAGGACACCACAGCCCTGCACGGCGTCCAACTCTGGTTGGCGCTACCCGATTCCGTGCGCAACCGAGAGGGAAGGGACTTCGAGCACTTCGCCCCCGAGGTCACACCCTTCGACGGCGGCGAGATGCTCGTCTTCCTCGGCGAGCTGTGGGGAACGCGCTCGCCAGTTGCCACCTATTCTCCGCTCATGGGCGCCGAGGTGTGCCTGCGTCCCGGTGCCACCATCGACCTGCCGATCAACGAAGAGTTCGAATACGGGGTCCTCGTCGACTCCGGCGACATCACAGTCGAGGACGTCGAACTGCCGACCAATGCCCTCGGCTACACCGGTGTGGGCCTGTCCGAGATGCGCATCAGCAACCGGGCTGAGACCGACGCCCGCCTCGTCGTCATCGGCGGCGAACCCTTCAACGAAGAGATCCTCATGTGGTGGAACTTCATCGGCCGCACCCACGAGGAGATCGCCCAGTACCGCGAAGAATGGCAGGCCGAAGGTGATCGCTTCGGCGCCGTCGAGGGCTACGTCGGCAAGGGAGGCCCCGGTGAGAACGCCGATGGCCTGTCCAGGCTGCCCGCGCCGAGGTTGCCCGACGTTCGCATCAAAGCGCGTAAGAACCCGCCCCCGCACGTCCAATCCTGACCCAGAACCCACCCGAACAAGGAGACGAAACCATGAGCGAAGCACTCACTGACAAAACCGGCGAGACCGTCACTGTCGAACTCGACGAGGCCCGCGGTGCCTACGTCATCCGGGACGCCGCCGGTACGGATGCCGGCCGCGCCTTCTTCCTCACTGCACCCGACGGGGAACGGATCTTCCACCACACCGAGGTCGACGAGGCGTTCGGCGGACGCGGACTCTCGAAGGTGCTGGTAGCGCAGTCGCTCAAAGCCAGCCGGGAGCAGGGCGTGACAGTGGTGCCGGTGTGCCCACTGTTCGTACGGAAGCTCAGCGAAGCCGGCGACGAATACCTGGCTGAAGGCGGAAAGTTCCGCCGGGCCACCGGAGCAGACATCGATTTCGTCAAGCGGGAGGCCTGAGAGTTGTCCGGAGTCAACGTCAATCGTCCC
Coding sequences within it:
- a CDS encoding GNAT family N-acetyltransferase, whose protein sequence is MSEALTDKTGETVTVELDEARGAYVIRDAAGTDAGRAFFLTAPDGERIFHHTEVDEAFGGRGLSKVLVAQSLKASREQGVTVVPVCPLFVRKLSEAGDEYLAEGGKFRRATGADIDFVKREA
- a CDS encoding GNAT family N-acetyltransferase codes for the protein MSETVQDSTGAKVKVEHDEQNSEFVVRIDSGEVAGRARYLDRPRPQSERIIYHVEVDSGFSERGLEKILISHTLKDTSNSNLMVVPVCPLIVARLKEHGNDFLAIGGRYRWATEADVEFVKQTP
- a CDS encoding pirin family protein codes for the protein MSNVETKPDEVVCKTGGLPGPDCAQVGRAPVEILTARDVPLGGPRAMGVRRTLPQRQRSLIGPWCFVDHYGPDDVSTSGGMDVAPHPHTGLQTVSWLFEGAIEHIDSGGNQGMVLPGEVNLMTSGRGICHSEVSTEDTTALHGVQLWLALPDSVRNREGRDFEHFAPEVTPFDGGEMLVFLGELWGTRSPVATYSPLMGAEVCLRPGATIDLPINEEFEYGVLVDSGDITVEDVELPTNALGYTGVGLSEMRISNRAETDARLVVIGGEPFNEEILMWWNFIGRTHEEIAQYREEWQAEGDRFGAVEGYVGKGGPGENADGLSRLPAPRLPDVRIKARKNPPPHVQS
- a CDS encoding MMPL family transporter, which translates into the protein MPRHLLTSTPPESPRPESEVPVDLAQPPSHRAPIPARRSLIALFAVLLVAWVAIAGVGGPYFGKISEVATNDRSSFLPESAESTKAQALIEQFSDLDYVPAIVVLEDTDGLSKGSTTDLEDLAERLDDEGLLAADASPVIPSEDGDALELILPVSVDTTAEDVEQIRSIIAGTFPIAAAADSPTGDANSMPTSADVYVTGPGGFSADLTEAFAGIDGILLLVALIAVFVILIIVYRSPLLPVIVLFTSVAALSASIFFIWHLADAGILLINGQVQGILFILVVGATTDYSLLVVARFRDALLTERDRVRAGLAAFKGVVEPIAASGGTVIAGLLVLLLTDLASTRALGPVAAIGILVAMLAALTFLPAALMIIGRAVFWPFRPQVRTTTSAPAKKGMWTRIAEAVAKRPRVIWIGLVVLLALPLIAFPQFKASGIAQSDFVLGDSEARDGQDVLSEHFPGGSGSPTQIVVAKDQLEDAAKAVGNLGGVESITVVADESPSGTIAIDDDGQLQAPRGQAPQGQGAPDSTSTPPTKPPAPTEVDGQVLLEATLTDPADSLAAESTVTDIRDAVHKVDSEALVGGETAVDLDTNTTAEADRTLAIPLILIVITIVLILLLRSLVAPLLLVALTVLSFGTALGVSALVFNHLIGFPGADPSVPLYAFVFLVALGIDYNIFLMSRVREESLRVGTRKGVLEGLVATGGVITSAGIVLAATFAALAVIPVMFLFQLAFIVTFGVLLDAILVRSLVVPALVHDIGRNVWWPWRKRIPGD